A section of the Pseudomonas lini genome encodes:
- a CDS encoding YciI family protein, producing MKYLCLVYSNEHELHSLPESPNDAECMAYSESIQGSGRMIAAEALESVQTATTVRMRNGKMSVTDGPFAETKEQLAGFYLIDAKDLNEAIQVAGNIPAARVGCVEVRPVRQLNP from the coding sequence ATGAAGTATTTATGCCTGGTCTACAGTAACGAACACGAGTTGCACTCGCTGCCCGAAAGCCCCAATGACGCCGAGTGCATGGCCTACAGCGAGTCGATCCAGGGCAGCGGCCGGATGATCGCCGCCGAAGCGCTGGAGTCGGTGCAGACCGCGACCACCGTGCGCATGCGCAACGGCAAAATGTCGGTTACCGATGGCCCGTTCGCTGAAACCAAGGAGCAGTTGGCCGGCTTCTACCTGATCGACGCCAAGGACCTCAATGAAGCCATCCAGGTCGCCGGCAACATCCCGGCGGCCCGGGTCGGCTGTGTCGAGGTGCGGCCCGTTCGCCAGTTGAATCCCTGA
- a CDS encoding pyridoxamine 5'-phosphate oxidase family protein, producing the protein MLNSIEALEAIYGLPHERAVRKQIPFLNEDYQAMVRAAPLVIISSVGPDGMDGSPRGDTPGFVRIVDERTLAIPDRPGNNRIDTLRNVVLDSRVSLLFIIPGIGETLRVNGTAQISAEPELLESFAVNGKPARTVMLVTVEAAYFHCSKAIVRSDLWNPQKHLERSALPTAGAFHKRLNDGQFDAEAYDRAAPARVRDSLY; encoded by the coding sequence ATGTTGAATTCAATCGAAGCGCTGGAAGCGATCTACGGCCTGCCCCATGAGCGCGCGGTGCGCAAGCAGATCCCGTTTCTGAACGAGGACTATCAGGCGATGGTCCGCGCCGCGCCGCTGGTGATTATCAGCTCGGTCGGCCCCGATGGCATGGACGGCTCGCCGCGTGGCGATACGCCGGGTTTCGTGCGGATCGTCGATGAGCGCACGCTGGCGATTCCGGATCGACCGGGCAACAACCGCATCGACACGCTGCGCAATGTCGTGCTCGATTCGCGGGTATCGCTGCTGTTCATCATTCCGGGGATCGGCGAGACATTGCGGGTCAACGGCACGGCGCAGATCAGCGCCGAGCCCGAGTTGCTGGAGAGTTTTGCAGTCAACGGCAAACCGGCACGCACGGTGATGCTGGTGACGGTGGAAGCGGCGTATTTCCATTGTTCGAAAGCGATAGTGCGTTCGGATTTGTGGAACCCGCAGAAACACCTCGAACGCTCTGCGCTGCCGACCGCCGGGGCGTTTCACAAGCGCCTGAACGATGGGCAGTTCGATGCCGAAGCGTATGACCGGGCAGCACCGGCGAGAGTGCGCGATAGCCTCTACTGA
- a CDS encoding GNAT family N-acetyltransferase, with product MPLQRLESLSEIAPHTWDALVPETQPFLRHAFLSALEDSGSLGPHSGWQPEHLLHVEGDRLIAALPSYRKWHSYGEYVFDHAWAEACERAGIDYYPKLLTAVPFSPVSGPRLLAATIEDGFELLQSLPGYLEIEGLSSAHINFTDPFTDAALAEQPGWLQRIGCQYHWQNRGYRDFQDFLDALSSRKRKQMRKEREQVAGQGIDFEWLEGRQLDQAQWDFVYACYANTYAVRRQAPYLTREFFSLLAERMPESIRVVLAKQGSRPVAMAFSLVGGDSFYGRYWGCLAEFDRLHFETCFYQGMDYAIANGFQRFDAGAQGEHKLIRGFEPVITHSWHYLRHPGLKSAVKDFLERERVGVMGYAEEAKTALPYRQG from the coding sequence ATGCCGCTGCAACGTCTGGAAAGTCTGTCCGAAATCGCGCCGCACACCTGGGACGCGCTGGTGCCGGAAACTCAGCCGTTTCTGCGCCATGCCTTTCTGAGCGCGCTGGAAGACAGCGGCAGCCTCGGCCCGCATTCTGGCTGGCAGCCCGAGCATCTGCTGCATGTTGAAGGCGATCGCCTGATCGCCGCGTTACCCAGTTACCGCAAATGGCATTCCTACGGCGAATATGTGTTCGACCATGCCTGGGCCGAAGCCTGTGAGCGTGCCGGCATCGACTACTACCCCAAGCTGTTGACGGCGGTGCCGTTCAGCCCGGTCAGCGGGCCGCGATTGCTGGCGGCGACGATCGAGGACGGTTTCGAGCTCCTGCAGAGCCTGCCGGGTTATCTGGAGATCGAAGGACTTTCCAGCGCCCATATCAACTTCACCGATCCATTCACCGACGCGGCATTGGCCGAACAGCCAGGCTGGTTGCAGCGCATTGGCTGTCAGTACCACTGGCAGAACCGCGGTTATCGGGATTTTCAGGACTTCCTCGACGCCCTCAGTTCGCGCAAGCGCAAGCAAATGCGCAAGGAACGTGAGCAAGTGGCGGGGCAGGGCATCGATTTCGAATGGCTGGAAGGGCGACAACTGGATCAGGCGCAGTGGGACTTTGTGTATGCCTGCTACGCCAATACCTACGCGGTGCGTCGGCAAGCGCCGTACCTGACGCGGGAATTTTTCAGTCTGCTGGCCGAGCGCATGCCGGAATCGATTCGTGTGGTGTTGGCTAAACAAGGCTCACGGCCGGTGGCCATGGCCTTCAGTCTGGTCGGTGGCGACAGCTTTTATGGTCGTTACTGGGGTTGCCTGGCGGAGTTCGATCGCCTGCACTTCGAGACCTGTTTCTATCAGGGCATGGATTACGCGATTGCCAACGGCTTTCAACGTTTCGACGCCGGTGCTCAGGGCGAGCACAAGTTGATTCGCGGCTTTGAGCCGGTGATCACCCATTCCTGGCATTACCTGCGCCACCCGGGCTTGAAGTCGGCGGTGAAAGACTTCCTTGAGCGTGAGCGGGTCGGGGTCATGGGCTATGCAGAAGAAGCGAAGACAGCCTTGCCCTACCGCCAAGGCTGA
- a CDS encoding LysR family transcriptional regulator — protein sequence MASHEVLLAFVQAATQGSFSAAARKLGRSQSTISAAVASLEIDLNLALFDRTSRKPSLTPAGHVMLQRAEEILAATSRLEMTASQLSQGVEPKLTVAISDTYQSDRFEAALSAFEQRYPDLELECLIAECDDLVALVQRGRAHVAFAEMQDSYPPDLVSSTVDERTEIALFVSHAHPLAKLKGIDQDVLQQHRELRLATIVNPYESRAKGRVWSAPSYLMLLEMAQGGFGWAPLPRWLVGRFGAGLLVELNVRGWPKAVYVDALWSRLHPPGPAGSWLLGKMLE from the coding sequence ATGGCCTCTCACGAAGTGCTGTTGGCGTTTGTCCAGGCGGCGACTCAAGGCTCGTTTTCTGCTGCGGCGCGCAAGCTCGGTCGCAGTCAGTCGACCATCAGCGCGGCAGTGGCCAGCCTGGAAATCGACCTGAACCTTGCCCTGTTCGACCGCACCAGTCGCAAGCCGAGCCTGACCCCGGCCGGGCACGTCATGTTGCAGCGGGCCGAGGAGATTCTGGCCGCCACCAGCCGTCTGGAAATGACCGCCAGCCAACTGTCCCAAGGCGTCGAGCCGAAGCTGACCGTGGCGATATCCGACACCTATCAGTCCGACCGTTTTGAAGCGGCGCTCAGTGCTTTCGAGCAGCGTTATCCCGACCTGGAATTGGAATGCCTGATCGCCGAATGCGATGACTTGGTGGCGCTGGTGCAACGCGGTCGAGCGCATGTCGCCTTCGCCGAGATGCAAGACAGTTACCCTCCGGACCTGGTCAGTTCAACGGTGGACGAGCGCACGGAAATCGCCCTGTTCGTGTCCCACGCTCACCCGTTGGCGAAGCTGAAGGGAATCGATCAGGACGTGCTGCAACAGCACCGCGAGTTGCGTCTGGCGACGATCGTCAATCCGTATGAAAGCCGGGCGAAGGGGCGTGTCTGGTCGGCACCGAGTTACCTGATGCTGCTGGAAATGGCCCAGGGCGGATTCGGCTGGGCGCCGTTGCCCCGTTGGTTGGTGGGGCGGTTCGGGGCTGGCTTGTTGGTGGAATTGAATGTGCGCGGCTGGCCGAAAGCGGTGTACGTCGATGCGCTCTGGTCGCGGCTGCATCCGCCGGGGCCGGCGGGGAGTTGGTTGCTTGGCAAGATGCTGGAGTGA
- a CDS encoding anti-sigma factor: MLTCKEQVARSSDYLDGQLSFRERLMVRHHLMFCPNCRRFIRQMRLMQATLKVMPEPPVADLDALAERLANEHLKNKP; this comes from the coding sequence ATGTTGACCTGCAAGGAACAAGTGGCGCGCTCCAGTGATTATCTCGATGGCCAGTTGAGTTTTCGCGAGCGACTGATGGTGCGGCATCATTTGATGTTCTGCCCCAATTGCCGACGGTTCATTCGGCAGATGCGCTTGATGCAGGCCACGCTGAAAGTGATGCCCGAGCCGCCTGTGGCTGACCTGGATGCGCTGGCTGAACGGCTTGCTAACGAGCATCTGAAAAACAAACCGTAG
- a CDS encoding OprO/OprP family phosphate-selective porin produces MIRKHFAGFAASALAMAVTAQAFAGTVTTDGADIVVKTKGGLEVATTDKEFSFKLGGRLQADYSQFDGVYTKNGDTADAAYIRRGFLELSGVLYTDWAYTINYDFSHNSGDSDNGYFDEASLAYNGFKPVSIKVGRFDPDFGLEKATSSKWVTAPERNMAYDMVDWANSHQNGLGLQASSTFADSFYASAGVFSKDTDDTDGNSVKQVNGRFVFAPMHDAGNVLHFGVNVASRDVSDTAFDSRYRTRMGMRGVETLGGNDAGTNGNRPVLGGSSTSPAGSYDRDDAYGLEVAFAMGPASIQGEYVARKTKADDSSREDIKGDGFYVQGAYTLTGEARGYKVGKFDAIKPANKSIGAWELFYRYDSLTVEDDNITTASLTRDVGDAEAKVHTLGVNWYANEAVKITGAYLKAKTDNVTNATAASGTTPARRTGDDNGDGFVVRAQYVF; encoded by the coding sequence ATGATCCGTAAGCACTTCGCCGGTTTTGCCGCCAGCGCATTGGCCATGGCAGTAACCGCCCAGGCTTTCGCTGGCACCGTCACCACTGACGGCGCCGATATCGTAGTAAAAACCAAGGGCGGCCTTGAAGTCGCCACCACCGATAAAGAATTCAGCTTCAAACTCGGCGGTCGCTTGCAGGCTGACTACAGCCAGTTCGATGGCGTCTACACCAAAAACGGTGATACCGCCGACGCGGCCTACATCCGTCGTGGCTTCCTGGAGCTGTCTGGTGTGCTGTACACGGATTGGGCTTACACCATCAACTACGACTTCTCCCACAATAGCGGTGATTCCGACAACGGTTACTTCGACGAAGCGTCGTTGGCCTACAACGGCTTCAAACCGGTCTCGATCAAAGTCGGTCGTTTCGACCCGGACTTCGGCCTGGAAAAAGCCACCAGCTCCAAGTGGGTCACCGCGCCAGAACGCAACATGGCGTACGACATGGTCGATTGGGCGAACAGCCACCAGAATGGTCTGGGCCTGCAAGCCTCCAGCACCTTCGCTGATTCGTTCTATGCGTCCGCCGGCGTGTTCAGCAAAGACACCGACGATACCGATGGCAACAGCGTCAAGCAGGTCAACGGCCGCTTTGTATTCGCCCCGATGCATGATGCCGGCAACGTGCTGCACTTCGGTGTGAACGTGGCTTCCCGTGATGTCTCCGACACGGCCTTCGATTCGCGTTATCGCACCCGCATGGGCATGCGCGGCGTTGAAACCCTCGGCGGCAACGATGCTGGCACCAACGGCAACCGTCCGGTGCTGGGTGGCAGTTCCACTTCGCCTGCCGGCTCCTATGACCGTGACGACGCTTACGGTCTGGAAGTCGCATTCGCCATGGGCCCGGCCTCGATCCAGGGCGAATACGTCGCCCGCAAGACCAAGGCCGATGACAGCAGCCGTGAAGACATCAAAGGCGACGGTTTCTACGTTCAGGGTGCCTACACCCTCACGGGCGAAGCCCGTGGCTATAAAGTCGGCAAGTTCGATGCGATCAAGCCCGCCAACAAGTCCATCGGCGCCTGGGAGCTGTTCTATCGTTACGACAGCCTGACTGTCGAAGACGACAACATCACCACCGCCAGCCTGACCCGCGATGTCGGCGATGCCGAAGCCAAGGTGCACACCCTGGGCGTCAACTGGTACGCCAACGAAGCGGTGAAAATCACTGGCGCCTACCTCAAGGCCAAGACGGACAACGTGACCAATGCCACTGCTGCCAGCGGTACTACCCCGGCACGTCGTACCGGTGATGACAACGGTGACGGCTTTGTGGTCCGCGCTCAATACGTGTTCTAA
- a CDS encoding inorganic phosphate transporter produces MATPSFTAAAQVPASSAKPQLDKKPGLLTIVLFFAVLSSGLLFTAYSLMHDMSELGTVVTTWTPFLLLGVALLIALGFEFVNGFHDTANAVATVIYTNSLPPNFAVAWSGFFNFLGVLLSSGAVAFGIIALLPVELILQVGSSAGFAMIFALLIAAILWNLGTWWLGLPASSSHTLIGSIIGVGVANALMHGRDGTSGVDWAQATKIGYALLLSPLIGFAFAALLLLALRAFVKNRALYKAPKGDTPPPWWIRGMLILTCTGVSFAHGSNDGQKGMGLIMLILVGTLPMAYALNRTMPADQALQFAAVAEVTQQALMKNSPVPAPADPRPVLTDYMRSKEATPQLIPALAALAGHIGNEVKGYGSLSKVPAEAMGNVRNDMYLTSETIRLMDKNKVGNFDADTTGKLQLFKQQIDNATRFIPLWVKIAVAIALGLGTMVGWKRIVVTVGEKIGKTHLTYAQGASAETVAMLTIGAADMFGLPVSTTHVLSSGVAGTMVANGGGLQMKTIRNLLMAWVLTLPAAIVLSGSLYWLFTKLF; encoded by the coding sequence ATGGCTACGCCTTCCTTTACCGCCGCTGCCCAGGTTCCCGCCAGCAGTGCCAAGCCGCAACTCGATAAAAAACCTGGCCTGCTCACCATTGTGCTGTTCTTTGCGGTGCTGAGCAGCGGGCTGTTGTTCACCGCCTACAGCCTGATGCACGACATGAGCGAACTCGGCACGGTGGTCACCACCTGGACGCCGTTTCTGCTGTTGGGCGTCGCGCTGTTGATTGCCTTGGGCTTTGAGTTCGTCAATGGTTTTCACGACACCGCCAATGCCGTGGCGACGGTGATTTACACCAACTCCCTGCCGCCGAATTTCGCCGTGGCCTGGTCCGGGTTCTTCAACTTTCTGGGGGTGTTGCTGTCGAGCGGCGCGGTGGCGTTCGGTATCATCGCCCTGTTACCGGTGGAGCTGATTCTGCAAGTCGGTTCCTCCGCCGGTTTCGCGATGATCTTCGCCCTGTTGATCGCTGCGATCCTGTGGAACCTCGGCACCTGGTGGTTGGGTTTGCCGGCGTCTTCGTCGCATACCCTGATCGGCTCGATCATCGGGGTCGGCGTGGCCAATGCGCTGATGCACGGCCGTGACGGCACCAGTGGCGTGGATTGGGCCCAGGCAACCAAAATCGGTTACGCGTTGCTACTGTCGCCGCTGATCGGTTTCGCGTTTGCCGCGTTGCTGTTGCTGGCATTGCGCGCCTTCGTCAAAAATCGCGCGTTGTACAAAGCGCCGAAGGGCGACACCCCGCCACCGTGGTGGATTCGTGGCATGTTGATTCTGACTTGCACCGGTGTGTCCTTCGCTCACGGCTCCAACGACGGCCAGAAAGGCATGGGCCTGATCATGCTGATTCTGGTCGGTACCCTGCCGATGGCGTATGCGCTGAACCGCACCATGCCGGCGGATCAGGCCTTGCAGTTCGCCGCCGTGGCGGAAGTTACCCAGCAAGCCCTGATGAAAAACTCGCCGGTGCCGGCGCCCGCCGATCCACGCCCGGTGCTGACCGATTACATGCGCAGCAAGGAAGCCACGCCGCAACTGATCCCCGCCCTCGCCGCGCTGGCGGGCCACATCGGTAACGAAGTGAAGGGTTACGGCTCACTGTCGAAAGTCCCGGCCGAAGCGATGGGCAACGTGCGTAATGACATGTACCTGACCAGCGAAACCATTCGCCTGATGGACAAGAACAAGGTTGGCAACTTCGATGCCGACACCACCGGCAAGCTGCAATTGTTCAAGCAACAGATCGACAACGCCACACGGTTTATTCCGCTGTGGGTGAAGATCGCGGTGGCCATCGCCCTGGGGTTGGGCACCATGGTTGGCTGGAAACGCATTGTGGTGACGGTCGGCGAAAAAATCGGCAAGACGCACCTGACCTATGCCCAGGGCGCCTCAGCGGAAACCGTGGCGATGCTGACCATCGGCGCCGCCGACATGTTCGGCCTGCCGGTGTCGACCACCCACGTGTTGTCTTCAGGCGTGGCCGGGACCATGGTCGCCAATGGCGGCGGTTTGCAGATGAAGACCATCCGCAACCTGCTGATGGCCTGGGTGCTGACCCTGCCGGCGGCGATTGTGTTGTCGGGCAGTTTGTATTGGTTGTTCACAAAACTGTTCTGA
- a CDS encoding nuclear transport factor 2 family protein: MNAQTQIHNLIENYRQAVIAKDVEKVMALYADDIVSFDAVKALQFKGKAAYRAHWQECMEMCPGPHIFEFHEIDIVPSQEIAFAHWLAHCGGTNEKGETQACWMRVTACYRQEAGLWQIVHEHWSAPFDMTSGAALFNLEP, from the coding sequence ATGAATGCTCAGACACAAATCCATAACCTGATCGAGAACTATCGCCAGGCGGTCATCGCCAAGGACGTGGAAAAGGTCATGGCCCTGTACGCCGACGACATCGTCTCCTTCGACGCGGTCAAGGCCCTGCAATTCAAGGGCAAGGCAGCCTACCGTGCGCATTGGCAGGAATGCATGGAGATGTGCCCCGGTCCGCACATTTTCGAGTTCCACGAGATCGACATCGTGCCGTCGCAGGAGATCGCTTTCGCTCACTGGCTGGCGCATTGCGGCGGCACCAATGAAAAGGGTGAAACCCAGGCCTGCTGGATGCGCGTCACCGCCTGCTACCGCCAGGAAGCGGGGCTCTGGCAGATCGTCCACGAACACTGGTCGGCACCGTTCGACATGACGAGCGGCGCGGCGCTGTTCAATCTGGAACCCTGA
- a CDS encoding SRPBCC family protein, translating into MSSQSVQRKPAKFELSISRLIDAPRSKIFRAWTEPALLAQWWGPHGMTTPECEMDLWVGGQFRTLMRAPDGSEYPTMGVFLEIVAPERLVFTDAFLPGWIPSGKPFMAAEVTLEDRDGKTFYTARAMHWSEEDRQAHEAMGFHDGWGQSLDRLETLVTEGMPD; encoded by the coding sequence ATGAGTTCGCAATCCGTCCAGCGAAAACCGGCCAAATTCGAGCTGTCCATCAGTCGCCTGATCGATGCGCCGCGCAGCAAAATCTTCCGCGCCTGGACCGAGCCCGCGCTGCTCGCCCAATGGTGGGGGCCTCACGGCATGACCACGCCCGAGTGCGAAATGGACCTGTGGGTGGGCGGTCAGTTTCGCACCCTGATGCGGGCACCAGATGGCTCCGAGTACCCAACCATGGGCGTGTTTCTGGAGATCGTCGCCCCGGAGCGCCTGGTGTTCACCGACGCTTTTCTTCCCGGCTGGATTCCCTCCGGCAAACCGTTCATGGCCGCCGAAGTGACGCTCGAAGACCGGGACGGCAAAACCTTCTATACCGCTCGCGCCATGCACTGGAGCGAAGAAGATCGTCAGGCGCACGAGGCCATGGGGTTTCACGACGGTTGGGGGCAAAGCCTCGATCGGCTGGAGACGCTGGTGACTGAAGGCATGCCGGACTGA
- a CDS encoding RNA polymerase sigma factor, which translates to MPGESVRARVEQVYREDSRRILATLIRLLGDFDLAEEALHEAFFVAVERWQRDGVPDNPRTWLVSTGRFKAIDVLRRRARFNASRPMLIAQLEELEQADWSDEDVEDDRLRLIFTCCHPALAADAQVPLTLREVCDLTTEEIARAFLAAPATIAQRIVRAKAKIRDAKIPYQVPTLTELPERLDSVLRVIYLVFNEGYSASIGNELTREDLTREAIRLGRLLMELLPEPEVMGLLALMLLHESRRPARTSPDGELIVLDEQDRSLWDAELIAEGCALVERALTMGRFGPYCLQAAIAAVHAEASTAAETDWLQIVGLYDVLLRAVPSPVIELNRAAALAKRDGPLAGLTLIEGILARGELLDYHLAHSARAEFYRQLGRVDEARAAYERALELTQQVPERRFIEGRLRALE; encoded by the coding sequence ATGCCTGGCGAGTCGGTACGGGCGCGAGTCGAGCAGGTCTACCGCGAAGACTCGCGGCGGATTCTGGCGACCCTGATCCGTCTGCTCGGCGATTTCGACCTCGCCGAAGAAGCGCTGCACGAGGCGTTCTTCGTCGCGGTCGAGCGCTGGCAGCGCGACGGTGTGCCGGACAATCCGCGTACATGGCTGGTGTCCACCGGGCGCTTCAAGGCTATTGATGTGTTGCGTCGGCGTGCGCGTTTTAACGCGTCCCGGCCGATGTTGATCGCTCAACTGGAAGAGCTGGAGCAGGCTGACTGGAGTGATGAAGATGTGGAAGACGATCGCCTGCGGCTGATTTTCACCTGTTGTCACCCGGCACTGGCGGCGGATGCTCAAGTGCCGCTGACCCTGCGTGAAGTCTGCGACCTGACCACTGAAGAAATCGCCCGGGCCTTTCTCGCGGCACCGGCCACTATTGCCCAGCGTATCGTGCGGGCCAAGGCCAAGATTCGAGATGCGAAAATCCCTTATCAGGTGCCCACCCTGACGGAACTGCCTGAGCGTCTCGACAGCGTGTTGCGGGTGATTTACCTGGTGTTCAACGAAGGCTACTCGGCGTCTATTGGCAATGAATTGACCCGCGAAGACCTGACGCGAGAAGCGATTCGTCTCGGTCGGTTGTTGATGGAGTTGCTACCCGAACCGGAGGTGATGGGGTTGCTGGCGCTGATGCTGTTGCATGAATCGCGGCGCCCGGCCAGAACCTCGCCCGACGGCGAGCTGATCGTGCTGGACGAGCAGGATCGCTCGTTGTGGGACGCCGAACTGATTGCCGAAGGCTGTGCACTGGTGGAGCGGGCGCTGACGATGGGGCGTTTCGGACCTTATTGCCTGCAAGCGGCGATTGCGGCGGTGCATGCCGAAGCGTCCACGGCGGCGGAAACGGACTGGCTGCAGATTGTCGGCCTGTATGACGTGCTGCTGCGGGCTGTGCCGTCACCGGTGATTGAACTGAACCGTGCGGCGGCGCTGGCCAAGCGCGATGGCCCGTTGGCCGGGTTGACGTTGATCGAAGGGATTCTGGCGCGGGGCGAATTGCTGGATTATCACCTCGCGCACTCGGCGCGGGCAGAGTTTTACCGGCAGTTGGGAAGGGTGGATGAGGCGCGGGCGGCGTATGAGCGGGCGCTGGAATTGACGCAGCAAGTGCCGGAGCGGCGGTTTATCGAGGGGCGGCTCAGGGCGTTGGAGTGA
- a CDS encoding GNAT family N-acetyltransferase — MTARLVPYESLNALQRQQVEAIEIHSEQIKFSGDIHGALHTLLSKPGPGVKGFALLVEDVPVAFLLLKRPPVLPAWADEHSATLHALQVDRRAQGKGYGKACLQALPEVARQAWPEIKGLELSVDADNESAIALYAKYGFVDSGEAYKGRIGYERRMALVL, encoded by the coding sequence GTGACTGCCCGACTCGTGCCTTACGAAAGCCTGAACGCCCTGCAGCGCCAACAGGTCGAGGCCATCGAAATCCATTCCGAACAAATCAAATTCTCCGGCGACATACATGGTGCGTTGCACACCTTGCTGTCCAAGCCTGGCCCCGGCGTCAAAGGCTTTGCCCTGCTGGTGGAGGATGTTCCGGTGGCCTTCCTGCTGCTCAAGCGCCCGCCGGTGCTGCCGGCCTGGGCCGATGAACACAGCGCCACCCTGCACGCCCTGCAAGTCGATCGCCGCGCCCAGGGCAAAGGCTATGGCAAAGCCTGCCTGCAAGCCCTGCCCGAGGTTGCGCGCCAAGCCTGGCCGGAAATCAAAGGGCTGGAGTTGTCGGTGGATGCAGACAACGAATCGGCCATCGCGCTGTATGCCAAATATGGCTTTGTCGACAGCGGCGAAGCGTACAAAGGCCGGATCGGTTACGAACGGCGGATGGCGCTGGTTCTCTGA
- the aqpZ gene encoding aquaporin Z translates to MSLFKRSATELVGTFWLVLGGCGSAVLAAAFPEVGIGLLGVSFAFGLTVLTMAFAIGHISGCHLNPAVSVGLVVGGRFPAKELPAYIIAQVIGAIIAAALLYFIASGKPGFELASGLASNGYGEHSPGGYSMAAGFVSELVMTAMFILIILGATDKRAPAGLAPIAIGLALTLIHLISIPVTNTSVNPARSTGPALIVGGWAIQQLWLFWLAPILGAVIGGVMYRWLGKEDS, encoded by the coding sequence ATGTCTTTGTTCAAACGCTCGGCGACAGAATTGGTGGGGACGTTCTGGTTGGTGTTAGGAGGGTGCGGCAGTGCGGTCCTGGCGGCGGCATTTCCAGAGGTGGGGATCGGTTTGCTGGGGGTGTCCTTTGCATTCGGTTTGACGGTGCTGACGATGGCCTTCGCCATCGGCCACATTTCGGGCTGTCATCTCAACCCTGCGGTTTCGGTCGGGCTGGTGGTCGGCGGACGATTCCCCGCCAAAGAACTGCCCGCCTACATCATCGCCCAAGTGATTGGCGCGATCATCGCAGCGGCTCTGCTGTACTTCATTGCCAGCGGCAAACCCGGCTTCGAACTGGCCAGCGGCCTTGCATCCAATGGCTACGGCGAACACTCGCCAGGCGGCTACTCGATGGCGGCGGGGTTTGTCAGTGAACTGGTGATGACCGCCATGTTCATCCTGATCATTCTCGGCGCCACCGACAAACGCGCCCCGGCCGGACTGGCGCCCATCGCCATCGGCCTGGCGCTGACCCTGATCCACCTGATTTCGATTCCGGTCACCAACACTTCGGTGAACCCGGCCCGCAGTACGGGCCCGGCGCTGATTGTCGGCGGTTGGGCGATTCAGCAACTGTGGCTGTTCTGGCTGGCGCCGATTCTGGGTGCGGTCATCGGCGGCGTGATGTATCGCTGGCTGGGCAAAGAGGACAGCTGA
- a CDS encoding multidrug/biocide efflux PACE transporter: MNANKSITERIFQAIGFELLAILICTPLLAWVMDKPMLEMGAVTMAIAALALAWNVVFNGLFDRLLKRFAIVRNAWVRVVHALLFEGGLVAFGVPLIAWWLKVSLWQAFLLDIGVLLFFLPYTYVYHWGYDVMRERMLVRRACEV, translated from the coding sequence ATGAACGCCAACAAATCCATCACTGAACGAATTTTCCAGGCCATCGGTTTCGAGCTGCTGGCGATATTGATCTGTACCCCGCTGCTGGCTTGGGTCATGGACAAACCCATGCTGGAAATGGGCGCGGTGACCATGGCCATTGCAGCCCTGGCCCTGGCCTGGAACGTGGTCTTCAACGGTCTGTTCGACCGGTTGCTCAAGCGCTTTGCCATTGTGCGTAACGCTTGGGTCCGCGTGGTGCATGCGCTGTTGTTCGAGGGCGGTCTGGTCGCGTTCGGCGTGCCGTTGATTGCCTGGTGGCTGAAGGTCAGCCTGTGGCAGGCGTTCTTGCTGGACATCGGCGTACTGCTGTTTTTCCTGCCGTACACCTACGTTTATCACTGGGGTTATGACGTGATGCGTGAGCGGATGTTGGTGCGCAGGGCTTGCGAGGTTTAA
- a CDS encoding RNA polymerase sigma factor, with protein sequence MAAADDTLLIERLLAGEQRAFKELVSTYQSAMRAVAYAIVGNRHVDEVVQDAWLSVVRNLGGFEGRSSLKTWLLTITANSAKSRYKQNRREVLLDDLPSPHGTIDDDRFSSTDGHWLVAPYAWHQDTPEALLTENELRECLEHTLLSLSELQSSVLLLRERQGLELEEICNLLEISLSNVRVLLHRARLKVFATVEHFEETGEC encoded by the coding sequence ATGGCCGCAGCTGACGACACCCTATTGATCGAACGCCTGCTGGCGGGCGAGCAGAGGGCTTTCAAGGAACTGGTCAGCACTTACCAGAGCGCCATGCGCGCGGTGGCCTATGCCATCGTCGGCAACCGACACGTCGACGAGGTGGTACAGGATGCCTGGCTGTCGGTGGTGCGCAATCTCGGCGGGTTCGAGGGGCGTTCGAGCCTCAAGACCTGGCTGCTGACCATCACCGCCAACTCGGCCAAAAGCCGCTACAAGCAAAACCGTCGGGAAGTGCTGCTCGATGACCTGCCGTCGCCTCACGGCACGATCGATGACGATCGTTTTTCATCGACTGATGGGCACTGGCTGGTGGCGCCGTACGCCTGGCATCAGGACACCCCAGAGGCCCTGTTGACCGAAAACGAGCTGCGCGAATGTCTGGAGCACACGTTGCTCAGCCTGTCGGAACTGCAAAGCAGTGTTTTGCTGTTACGCGAGCGACAAGGGCTGGAGCTGGAGGAGATCTGTAATCTTCTGGAGATTTCGCTCTCCAATGTTCGTGTGCTGCTGCATCGGGCACGGTTGAAGGTCTTTGCGACCGTGGAGCATTTTGAGGAAACCGGCGAATGTTGA